The following proteins come from a genomic window of Halorussus halophilus:
- a CDS encoding HVO_A0556 family zinc finger protein, with amino-acid sequence MQEASPRTAAHDPISALVGDDCSWCANGALTRAEFKGDDAAVCDDCGTPAARVW; translated from the coding sequence ATGCAAGAAGCCTCTCCACGGACTGCGGCCCACGACCCCATCTCGGCTCTCGTCGGCGACGACTGTAGCTGGTGTGCGAACGGAGCGTTGACCAGAGCCGAGTTCAAGGGCGACGACGCCGCAGTCTGCGACGATTGTGGCACACCCGCAGCTCGCGTCTGGTAG
- a CDS encoding tubulin/FtsZ family protein, which translates to MKLAMIGVGQAGGKIVDKFVEYDQRTGSNVVRSAIAVNTAKTDLAGIEHIPEENRVLIGQARVKGHGVGADNEMGAEIAQEDIGEIQGAIDQVPVHEVDAFLVIAGMGGGTGSGGAPVIASHLKRIYTEPVYGLGVLPAKDEGGIYTLNAARSFKTFVDEVDNLLVFDNDVWRETGESVRGGYDRINEEIVRRFGVLFAAGEVQAGDEVGESVVDSSEIINTLACGGVSTIGYATEQVENPNGGLLSRFSDKELDATETTNRLTSLVRKAALGRLTMPCEVRSTDRSLVVVAGPQDHLNRKGIERGRQWLENETASMEVRGGDYPLNEDHVAAVTLLAGVTDVPRIKDLQGVAVETQDNIGEIRAESQQNLNDLVHDEGDELEALF; encoded by the coding sequence ATGAAGCTCGCAATGATTGGCGTCGGGCAAGCCGGCGGAAAGATCGTGGACAAGTTCGTCGAGTACGACCAGCGAACCGGGAGCAACGTCGTGCGCTCGGCTATCGCGGTCAACACAGCTAAGACCGACCTCGCGGGAATCGAGCACATCCCCGAGGAGAATCGCGTCCTCATCGGGCAGGCACGCGTGAAGGGGCACGGCGTCGGTGCGGACAACGAGATGGGTGCCGAAATTGCCCAAGAAGACATCGGTGAGATTCAGGGCGCAATCGACCAAGTGCCGGTCCACGAAGTCGATGCGTTCCTCGTGATTGCAGGGATGGGCGGCGGCACTGGGTCCGGCGGCGCGCCGGTCATCGCCAGCCACCTCAAGCGCATCTACACCGAACCCGTCTACGGGCTGGGCGTCCTCCCCGCGAAGGACGAGGGCGGCATCTACACCCTGAACGCCGCGCGCTCGTTCAAGACGTTCGTGGACGAAGTAGACAACCTGCTCGTGTTCGACAACGACGTGTGGCGCGAGACGGGCGAATCCGTTCGAGGCGGCTACGACCGCATCAACGAGGAAATCGTCCGCCGCTTCGGCGTGCTGTTCGCCGCCGGTGAGGTGCAGGCGGGCGACGAAGTAGGCGAGAGCGTCGTGGACTCCAGCGAAATCATCAACACGCTCGCGTGTGGCGGTGTCTCCACTATCGGCTACGCGACCGAGCAAGTCGAGAACCCGAACGGCGGACTCCTCAGTCGCTTCTCCGACAAGGAACTCGACGCCACCGAAACGACGAACCGACTGACGAGTCTCGTCCGCAAGGCCGCACTCGGCCGCCTCACCATGCCGTGTGAGGTCCGAAGCACCGACCGTTCGCTGGTCGTCGTCGCCGGACCGCAGGACCACCTCAACCGTAAGGGCATCGAACGCGGCCGTCAGTGGCTCGAAAACGAAACCGCGAGCATGGAAGTTCGGGGCGGCGACTACCCGCTGAACGAGGACCACGTCGCGGCAGTCACGCTACTGGCGGGCGTCACGGACGTGCCACGAATCAAGGACCTGCAAGGCGTCGCCGTCGAGACACAGGACAACATCGGTGAGATTCGCGCTGAGAGTCAGCAGAACTTGAACGACCTCGTCCACGACGAGGGCGACGAACTCGAAGCGTTGTTCTAA
- a CDS encoding YccF domain-containing protein — MAQRSLLTRAIWFLVVGWWATPIVVNAAWLCNLTIILIPIGFKLINLVPTVLSLAEPRSLSDPASARGQHSLVVRAAYFVFVGWWLSFAWANVAAFLSVTVVGLPIAFWMFNRLPYVTSLYRFHG, encoded by the coding sequence ATGGCTCAACGTTCGCTACTGACACGGGCGATCTGGTTCCTCGTCGTCGGCTGGTGGGCGACGCCCATCGTCGTCAACGCCGCGTGGCTCTGCAACCTCACCATCATTCTCATCCCTATCGGGTTCAAACTGATCAATCTCGTCCCGACAGTCCTCTCGCTCGCAGAACCGCGGTCACTCTCCGACCCAGCGTCCGCCCGCGGCCAGCACTCGCTCGTCGTACGAGCGGCGTACTTCGTCTTCGTTGGGTGGTGGCTCAGTTTCGCGTGGGCCAACGTCGCCGCGTTTCTCTCAGTGACCGTTGTCGGATTGCCCATCGCGTTTTGGATGTTCAACCGACTTCCGTACGTGACGTCGCTGTACCGCTTTCACGGCTAA